The nucleotide window tactctttgaattgtaaaaatgaaaaaatctcgattgaaaatatggaaaaatctttcatgattgttaagaagataaaacattaaattttctGTAGAAATGTTTTTCTCTTACTTTTCAGAGCGAGAAGACagaataaagttttaaattttggagactaaattataatcttattcatctttatcttcacaTGGTAGGTCTCTACTGTAATAATTCTTTTCtgctttttctaatttcatgTTTCAGAAACTCATTTACATCTTCTAAGAAGCAATCGCATGACACTGACTCTactcttcaaattaatatttgattaacttattttcttaaccttgctttttcttactttcatatCTGATCTGCACTAAATTACAATTccataaattatttgttaaattattttaaaaacaataattttttaaatttataattctttatttttgtctacTATTTGTGAAACAGCattagtaaaattaatcttattcaattttttattcaaactcctaatttataagaaaattgattggaaaatttttttatttaagaatattttttattttaccagtaaatttatttattattgatgttatttattttattaataatattatttttttgttggtattctttaataatattttaaatcaatttaaaaaaatttaatttcaaattaattattataaattcaaactaaatttaaattaatttatacttgaatttaatttcactcaaatataattttaatcattttttttaaatttatgaacacTTCTATTACAACAATAATTATACTCTTCAAATATattgatagaaaatatttttaaaaaagtacaataaaaaattttgtgttgaaagatttaaaatttttgtcttAAGATTTTGGGGGCTATATTTTACTTTCCTCTACattgtaataaatataatatatgtccTATTATCcctaaaacatttttattttcatttaaataaccttttaaaggcaaattatatcatttttatttaaactaaattcaaattatctttaattttattgaataaactTGAAGAgaattacattttatttaacttgtaatttacaagaaaactgatcaaataaaaatttgactaaGTTGGAATACTTGGTTTTCAACTAAAAAGTGAATAACAGAttaacatgaaaagaaaatttcaccaaattcaattaatttgagatGGAAAATGAGCGAactagtaaaaataaataaagaataaaactcagtttttatatagattaaataaatttacttatataaattaagatgataatttttaattaaatgatgtaattatttttattttataattatttattgatattaagttataaaaataagtttatataatttatttatatatagatatattattaaaagataattaattgagaaaaaaaaaacatctttaaaagttaaaataaaaatattttgattgaaaatatatatatataaaaatcttcCTTAATTGTTGAAGGGTTAGAATAGAAAATTCTCTATAGAAAGATTTTGAATGACTCtcatccatcttcatcttcacatgCTCAGTTTCCACtataattttcttgttttggtCATTTTCTCTGTCATAAATGTAATcttttttcattacttttttttatttcatacttCATAAACTCATTTGCATCTTTCAGACAATCACATGATAGAGACTATTCTTTCAAccgtaaaaatgaaaatatcttgacttaaaatatgaaaaaatctttttGATTGTTGAGGAGGTAAACGAAGCtaatattaattgtcatgtCACTATGATATTAGTATAgattaacaattaataaattattttttgaacatGACCAATTATAATAACTTATATAGTTATGGTAATATAGTCAATGATCTATTGTATGATTGTGCtaatttatgatgtaattttttatctaagatTTCATGATCGAATCCAATATGAATACGTATAGTTTATATGGTGCACAAATACAAAGTTAATAATGTTTTGTTTGGAAAGACTATATTGGTCATGTGTTGTATATATGCAAAGTGAAATGATAATCAAGATGTGATATGTTGATTCGAAGTTATTGGATTCAGAGTATTGCTGACTTAGGAATTATCTGATTTCGTATGAAAAATCACTCACAATGGCACGAATAGCAACCACCGGAAAATTAACACTTGCACTGAAATCAGAACTGCATGCAATGTCTGTCTCGCCATCCAATTAGTAAAACTTAGCCAACACAATCTAAgctaaatacaaattaaaccCATATAATTCACATTcagtgaatataaataaataaataaataaataatatgaaagataTATAAAAGCAGAAACAGGAGATGAAAGATGGCCCTCTAATCCTGTGGCTTAAACTGAAGCAAATGAAACACAAAACTCACAATTTCAAACAACATTTCAAGCAAATCACGATTTAAAACTATAACATCATACACATTTCAAGCAAATCACATTGCGTCCACTTGTTGCCCAgagttcaaacaaaaatgatgTCAATTTTCAACTTGTAATCTACTCATTTGACACTAATTTTTCTGATTGTTGGTAACAAATTTAGCAACAAGTTGCCAATAGCATCtgtgaaattagaaaattaaagaaaatatttatacttatgttttattagttttgttGATAAGTACTTAAAACGATGAAAATGACCTAAATGCCAGCAATAGAACTAGAAGTACCTCAATGATTTTGAAAAGGTTACAGAAGGGAGAGGGCGCATATGGTTGTTATGGCTCAGTTCAAATTGATCGGTAACTGCAGCCGTGCAGCCGGTTACTAGAGCAGACTCCACTGGAGTCATATCGCCGATAGCCACCAAGGAAGGAGACACCTAACAGACATGCATCAGCTACTGTAGATAAGCAATAATCTTATATGCAGTTGAACGGTCTAAACCATTtcatatttcatccataaataaaTTGCTGCAGGCATCTATTCCTTTCAATCATCTCTACTATAAACATTACTAACAAGTGGAACAGAtgcatttataaaaaattaccagTACTCAGTCTCCTCTTTTGACCTCCAGAGATACCTCTTCTCATCTCATCTCCCACCATTGTGTCACCAAAAATATCAGGTTCAAGGACCTGGGATGTCTGAAGACAGTTAAAACATGATCTGTTTGAAGGGTTGTTTTTGGTCCTTTGCTTGAAATTGGCTGTAATAACTACCATTGCCATGAATATTTCACACATGTAGCAACAACATATAGAACAAAAAATCAGATATAAACAAGACATCAAACATAATGAAGATACCTTCATGAAAGTATCTGCGTCTACATTCGGAACAATTCCTGACTCCTCTCTTTTACTGACTTCCATCATCATATCTGTAcaggcagaaaaaaaaaaaaagctctgtACATACCAACAACTCATGGGAATTGATAAGGTGGCTATGATTAAAACTTCATTGAATTAAATCTAAGGAAGCCTACTTCCTCAGTTTCCAAAACCAATTGGGCAGCAAATTCAAGTGTTTCCCTCAGTCATTTTAGCAATATGCAGATCCTCTTAGCTTATATAAGCTTGTGTTTTCTGGGGAACAAACTCATCCAACCGGTAACCATTGTAGGAAACTTTTCCCCTGTTACCTTTGAAGAAAGCAGAAGCAAAACTGAATACATTCGGAAAGCAAACTATGATAGCACACCATAGAGAAGTAAATTAGCTGAAGAAAATAGAAGTGAAACTGAGTAAATAAGGAAATCGAACTAAGATAACTGAAACTGTTTTATCTTGCATCAAGCTAAAAGTAAATAAACATATGACCACAAATAGACTTGATATTCTCTCTTCAATATAAAGGAGAAAAACCTTGGGTTTGTGCAGCATAATACAAGAGTACAGTAGAAGAGGTATAATCAAACACTAGAAAATTAGTAAACCTATCAAAGAAGTGTACTTGTGATGCCTTgagcttttcttttatgattctATCATGTTTAAACAAGTTGAATATACATTTATAGATTCATGCATATGACTGATACTCGTATTTAAAATGATGGTGAGGTACAAAGAAATTCTGAAAGCTTTAGAGATTTGTAAGGAGTTCCTGAGAGACTGTTAGAACGCCAACATCAGTCTGGGAGGTCTACCATATGCCATAGAGTTTCTTTTAAACAATCACAATGCATTCCAAATATTTTTAGAGGCTAAATTCATTTCATGTATTTTGTTAAGCACCTGCAATATAACTTTTAAGACTGCAGATAGCAATACTGTTGTAGAAATACATTCTAACTCAAGAAACTAAAGTGCAATCCAAAAACCAAGACCTTCATGTGCTTGAGTTTCGgtaataaattgatttgaatgcTGAGACAATTTTGGCCATGAGACCAACAAGGTTTAGGCAATCCAATACTGTGTTTGGTTTGgatcatattttattaccaaaccaaaattaaaattgagtataaattattattatgttcgataaaatttgataaatataaataattattgtgtttagtttgaggtaataaaataatattaagatataattttacttaagtgtccttaaatataattacttttaaaatatattttacatcttttgttatattgatttaaaatgaGGGAATTTTAGTCTTAAAAGATTTATaactaaaagtaaaattataataaagatgACCTTCCCctaagggggcatttggtttggataatgttttattaccaaaatagaaagattactttgaagatagattacttagaagattattgggtataaataattactatgtttgataaaatttggtagttataaataattattgtgtttggttaaaggtaataaaagattattagtaaattattttacttaaatactcttgaatataattatttttaaatattttttatattatttttcttattaattaaaaataaattaatttttgtctcaaaaaattaataaataataatataattataataaaatcaagattacctcggtaatttttaaatatctaagatGAAGGTGGTAATTATATTAGGtatcacgtcagcattggtaatagaagattaccaaggtaatattAAAAacctcaaaccaaacaccccctaaaTGTAATCTCATCTACCAAACATCCAGACACCGTATTCCATCCCCCTTCACGCccccaaaaacaaaaagcaaaattaaatttctgaTTGGCCGAAGGATTAGGAATAATAATGTTAAACACAAAACAGCGGTAATGAACATAAGCAAGGGCCTCCAACCTCTGTGACTCTGCCCAAATATTTACATGCAAAAATACATATATCCACTCAGATGTGAGGCGGATCCTTTGCGCTGCTTTCACTTACAAAGCTTCTCCAAGGTCCATTTAAATAAGCAGGCTTGGCAACTGTTGCGACCGGTTCAGGCTTCATAATAGGACTTGTGTTCCTCTTCGTTGTCGTCTTCTTCTTGGTTGGCATTGGCTGGTGGATCAACAACGCCGTGCATGGCAAGGATGGGAGTTGAATGGGATGGGAGGAGGTGGCATGATTGGGGGTGGAGTGCTGTGAAAGAGTTGCTTTTGGTTGGTGAGGATTCGGGAGGCGGTGGTTGTGAAGAAAATCTCTAGGTTGCAAGTTGAAAGCCTTCTTTTacatttaaaactaaaactacACGTGTGGccttttcattcaaatcaaaattttaaaacagttttaaaactaaaactacacatttatatatgttatcaaataattaggtgttactttattcttaatttaaaatcattcaatcatataaggacacatataaatgtacacacatttatataccaaaatagacacatagttttattgtttaaataaaataataccttagtaatctaacatagtaattttttatcaaatttgataaaaaatagtaataatttatacctaataatcttctaaaaaaattatatttgtgataatcttttaattttgataataaaatattactcaccCTAAATGGTACATCAAAAATGTATCATAAGCCAAAAAGTCTCATCTCAACTCAAGGTTTTGTATTGCTTTTACAGTTGAATTTAGACCAAGCTAACTTAAGTTGATtctaattgaattcaaattaaactttcaatttgatagtttagtttaagtttaatttaaatttctatccagataataattttcattgtatcgataATActgtttgtttattattaaaactatatatcTTATTGATGACATCATTTATCCCCgcattttatctctaacaacATTTTTTATCAACTCGAACGAGCTCAATCTCGAGTTGATCATTATGGATTTGGGTCGAACTTGAGTTAATTCATATTCGTGTTCGGTTCGACTCAAGTCTAACCCTAATTGTTTCTAGAAAGTAACAAGACCCACAAAATTTGAGCACAATTTGCAAATTTGCAAGCGATTCAGGGTCTCACAAGCTGACTTATAAGTTAACACGATGTAAtatgcaaaaattttaaaataaaaatcccaaCATTTAGAAACAATGACAAAGACATGACATGATTGTTTAACTCCTCACATCCATGAAGATAGTTTCCTATTACATCTTATATCtacataggaaaataatcacTTCTTATCAAACAGagattatttcattaatataattttcttagtttATAGAGACTTACAATAGGAATTAATCTTTAGAAGTTGATTATATCTCAATTGTGTACATAATTATAATACTACTTTTTGATCCTacgaatataaaatattcaacagATGTGGAAGACCCCAACCAATATTCAAAGATCAGATACATTCTCTTGTACTGCATTACTCTACCAAAATCTCTTTAGTAAGATTTGAATTACACATCCATGGATGCAAACTTCAGAACAATAAGTCAAACCAAGTTAGAAAGTTCTTTTTTCAAGTATTTCACTATATCACacaaacaataatgaaaattcattatgattagatcaaatttaacaaatattatattagaagaATGGACAACATCGTAACAAACAAGTCAATCGAATTCAATTCGAGCTTGAGCTCTGACAATTtagatcaaacaaattaaatttgaacaataataGATCAAACTTGATCCAAGCTTGAGTCAAAGATTAGacttaatttcataaataaatcaagttttaactaatttgaatttaaattccgTTTGAAttgtattcaaaattaaaaatctcaattgtACAAATCAAATCGAGTTTGTGTTAAGATATTCCAATCTCAAGCCAACCTTTATTCACGTATGACTCGATCTAATTTAGCccttgttatagatttatagatTTGAACCCCAAGATATTCCGATCCAAAACAATATCACAgtggaaaaagcaaaaaaaaaaaaataacaacacGATATACTTTGTTCGGATTTTGTAAatgaaatcctacatccaaggcagaggcgTTCCTCTAGTCAAATATACTATTTATCAAGTTCGATTACAGAATACAAGCACATGGATCTCAACCTTTGTACAaccaaaacaatatacaaagcATATACACGGtaaaacaaagtcaaagagaaCCTGACTTCACCAATGAGACACCGCCAATCGAACTCAAGAAGTCGAAACTCCTTCACAACAGCCATAAGATGCAAGAAACCAGAGAAGAATTAAAACCCAATAGCCTCACGCCTTTCCTCTGTATATTCAGTTCACAACCAATGCAAGActtatatacttaggtcaaAAAGTGTGAAAGCCTAATGAAATGACATAATTgcccttttttaataaaactaaagaCTCATGCATCTTAAACTACAATTACAACACTacccttatagtttttaaacaaaacattacaaactccaccttgtttgaaaactataagattcaaaaaccatgaatttaactAGTAAAAACACCTCTGCAAGACAGACTCACACATTTCCAATATGTAACAAGTCTAAGGCACTCTTAAACTTGTTTATTGGAATAacttttgtcaaaatatcagCATGATTAACCTTTGAAGCAATTTTCTCCAGAATTACCTGATCTTTAGACAAAATTTCCCTTATAAAATGCAACCTAACATCTATATATTTTGTTCTCTCATGAAAAACACTATTTCTAGACAGATGTATTGCACTTTGTGAGTCACAATATATCACAGGAGTGCCACAACTCATCCCCAACTCTTCTGTTATACTTTCAGCCATAAAACTTCTTTAGTAGCCTCTGTTAATGCAACATACTCAGCTTCTGTTGTGGACAAAGCAACAATATGTTGAAGACAACTCTTCTAActtatcacattatcatcaTATGTGAAAATATATCCAGTTAGAGACCTTCTCTTGTTTAAATCTGCAACATAATCTGAATCACAATATCCTTTAACATGTAAACTGTTAGTATCAGATGCAGTATATACAAGATCAAAATCACATGAACCTTTCAGATATCTTAACACCCATTTAACAGCATTCTAATGTATTTTACAAGGTTTTCCCATGAATCTACTCATCAAACTGATTGCATAAGCAATATCAGGCCTGAATCCTATCATAACATACATTAGACTATCATAGCATATATTCAGATTCATCAGTTAGTAAATCATGTAAAATAGACATCAATTTGGAATGAGCTCTTATAAGAGTATTAACAGATTTAACATCATGCATACCATACAATTCAAGAACCTTTTTAACATACACAGATTAAGATAGAGTTAAAACACCTTTAATCCTATCTCTAGCAATATCATGCCTAAGATTCTTTTTGTAGGtcttaaatctttcatttcaaattcatcttttaacaattttttcaacttattcagattacttattttctttgagacaataagcatatcatcaacatatatcaacaagtaaACATAACTGTCTGTTTCAATTTTACAAAagtaaacacaattatcaaagTTATTTATGGAAAAGCCTATAGAGAGCATATTgtcatcaaaccttttatacCATTGTCTTGGTGTCTGTTTTAGGTCATATAATGACTTTTTTAGTAAACAAACCATGTCTTCAGATCCCAGTTTCACAAAACCCTTTGGTTACTTCATATAAATCTACTATTCTAGATTACCATGAAGGAAAGCA belongs to Mangifera indica cultivar Alphonso chromosome 2, CATAS_Mindica_2.1, whole genome shotgun sequence and includes:
- the LOC123198623 gene encoding ABC transporter G family member 34-like, translating into MAMVVITANFKQRTKNNPSNRSCFNCLQTSQVLEPDIFGDTMVGDEMRRGISGGQKRRLSTGVSFLGGYRRYDSSGVCSSNRLHGCSYRSI